One window of Arcobacter sp. CECT 8983 genomic DNA carries:
- a CDS encoding diguanylate cyclase yields the protein MNKEILKDINVLYVEDEDDVREFTSKTISTIVNSVVTAKNGVEGLEKFEENKDINLILTDINMPKMGGLEMCAEIRKVDNEIPIVITSAHSDPGFLKKAIDVKVSAYAMKPIDLYHLIESMIKAVEPIFLRKKLEHVNLTLANKVEEAINQTKSILDAQDNMVILTDLEKTIDANKKFLEYFEVKNLKDFLQKYNSLLDVLKKDNNLLKKDIFEDSKNWISKLSNLSEIDRIVKIKNKNGEDRVFTINIDDYEQKGEHYVISFTDITELKEKSNLLEYQANHDQLTGLFNRQKFNEIFKKEIKREKRYKNNLSLIIFDIDNFKSINDEFGHNVGDEVLKVIAKVLLESIREHDCVARWGGEEFLVLLPQTDEYGAKKVAEKIREAIAKYKKEDLPKQITASFGIAKLKEDDDEVSILKKADDALYEAKKKGKNRVEVF from the coding sequence ATGAATAAAGAGATATTAAAAGATATTAATGTTTTATATGTAGAAGATGAAGATGATGTAAGAGAATTTACCAGTAAAACTATTAGTACAATTGTAAATAGTGTAGTAACAGCAAAAAATGGGGTAGAAGGCTTAGAAAAATTTGAAGAAAATAAAGATATTAATTTAATCTTGACAGATATTAATATGCCTAAAATGGGTGGTCTTGAAATGTGTGCTGAGATTAGAAAAGTAGATAATGAGATTCCAATTGTAATTACAAGTGCCCATAGTGACCCAGGTTTTTTAAAAAAAGCTATTGATGTAAAAGTTAGTGCATATGCTATGAAACCAATTGACCTTTATCATCTAATAGAAAGTATGATTAAAGCAGTAGAACCAATATTTTTAAGAAAAAAACTTGAGCATGTTAATTTAACATTAGCTAATAAGGTTGAAGAAGCAATAAATCAAACTAAATCAATTCTTGATGCCCAAGATAATATGGTGATTCTAACGGATTTAGAAAAAACAATAGATGCAAATAAAAAATTCCTTGAATATTTTGAAGTTAAAAACTTAAAAGATTTTTTACAAAAGTATAACTCCTTACTAGATGTACTTAAAAAAGATAATAACCTTCTAAAAAAAGATATATTTGAAGATAGCAAAAACTGGATAAGCAAACTTTCTAATTTAAGCGAAATAGATAGAATTGTCAAAATAAAAAATAAAAATGGTGAAGATAGAGTATTTACAATTAATATTGATGACTATGAACAAAAAGGAGAGCATTATGTTATCTCTTTTACTGATATTACAGAATTAAAAGAGAAATCAAATCTTTTAGAATATCAAGCAAATCATGACCAATTAACAGGTCTATTTAATAGACAAAAATTTAATGAAATATTCAAAAAAGAGATTAAAAGAGAAAAAAGATACAAAAATAATCTATCATTAATTATTTTTGACATTGATAACTTTAAAAGTATTAATGATGAGTTTGGACATAATGTAGGAGATGAAGTATTAAAAGTAATTGCAAAAGTTCTTTTAGAAAGCATTAGAGAACATGATTGCGTTGCTAGATGGGGAGGTGAAGAGTTTTTAGTGTTATTACCCCAAACAGATGAATATGGTGCAAAAAAAGTTGCAGAAAAAATTAGAGAAGCAATTGCAAAATATAAGAAAGAGGATTTACCAAAACAAATAACTGCAAGTTTTGGGATTGCAAAATTAAAAGAAGATGATGATGAAGTAAGTATTCTAAAAAAAGCAGATGATGCGCTATATGAAGCTAAAAAAAAGGGTAAAAATAGAGTTGAAGTTTTTTAA
- the tsaE gene encoding tRNA (adenosine(37)-N6)-threonylcarbamoyltransferase complex ATPase subunit type 1 TsaE, producing MLILALNEIDKIVKKVSSLIKSKQDNCIIILRGDLASGKTTFVKHFVKSLGLDDIVNSPTFSLQSIYSEKVFHYDVYNKSLEDFISLGLLEEFEKNGIHFVEWGDERLEELLKSYGFEVLVLNIKKDDDKRQYIINE from the coding sequence ATGTTGATTTTAGCTTTAAATGAAATTGATAAAATAGTAAAAAAAGTCTCTTCTTTAATAAAGTCAAAACAAGATAATTGCATTATTATTTTAAGAGGTGACTTAGCAAGTGGAAAAACTACTTTTGTAAAACATTTTGTAAAGAGTTTAGGTTTAGATGATATTGTTAATTCTCCAACATTCTCTTTACAATCAATTTATTCTGAAAAAGTTTTCCATTATGATGTTTATAATAAAAGTTTAGAGGATTTTATCTCTTTAGGTTTATTAGAAGAGTTCGAAAAAAATGGTATTCACTTTGTAGAGTGGGGTGATGAACGTTTAGAAGAGTTATTAAAATCTTATGGCTTTGAAGTATTAGTATTAAATATAAAAAAAGATGATGATAAAAGGCAATATATTATAAATGAGTAA
- the lptB gene encoding LPS export ABC transporter ATP-binding protein has product MSKLRIEDIKKSIKKTQILHGISLEVNSGEIVGLLGPNGAGKTTTFYTVCGLVAPTSGKVFFDEEEITKLPLHKRALKGIGYLPQESSIFKDLSVEDNLLLAAEIITKDKKEQRKRVEDLLEVFNIEPIRQRKGISLSGGERRRTEIARALVSKPKFLLLDEPFAGVDPIAVKDIQEIINELTKFGIGILITDHNVRETLQICHRAYVMKNGSLLASGNAEDIKSDGSVREHYLGESFSF; this is encoded by the coding sequence ATGAGTAAATTAAGAATAGAAGATATTAAAAAGAGTATCAAAAAAACACAAATTTTACATGGAATTTCACTTGAGGTGAATTCAGGAGAAATTGTAGGTTTATTAGGACCAAATGGTGCAGGAAAAACAACTACTTTTTATACTGTTTGTGGCTTAGTTGCACCAACAAGTGGAAAAGTATTTTTTGATGAAGAAGAGATTACAAAGCTTCCTTTACACAAAAGAGCATTAAAAGGAATAGGGTACTTACCTCAAGAATCATCTATTTTTAAGGATTTAAGTGTTGAAGATAATCTTTTACTTGCAGCAGAAATTATCACAAAAGATAAAAAAGAGCAAAGAAAAAGAGTAGAAGATTTACTTGAAGTATTTAATATTGAACCAATTAGACAAAGAAAAGGTATCTCTTTATCTGGTGGAGAAAGAAGAAGAACAGAGATTGCTAGAGCTTTAGTATCAAAACCAAAGTTTTTACTTCTAGATGAACCTTTTGCAGGGGTTGATCCAATTGCTGTTAAGGATATTCAAGAAATTATCAATGAATTAACAAAATTTGGTATTGGAATTTTAATTACAGATCACAATGTAAGAGAAACATTACAGATTTGTCATAGAGCTTATGTTATGAAAAATGGGTCTTTATTAGCTTCTGGAAATGCAGAAGATATAAAAAGTGATGGTAGTGTAAGAGAACACTATTTAGGAGAGAGTTTTAGTTTTTAA
- a CDS encoding argininosuccinate synthase, whose translation MNKKDVKKVVLAYSGGLDTSTILKWLQDEYNAEVITFTADLGQGEEVEPAREKALACGIKPENIFILDIKEEFVKDYVFPMFRANAIYEGEYLLGTSIARPLIAKKQIEIAKKMGADAVSHGATGKGNDQVRFELGYLGLNPDITVIAPWREWDLNSREKLLAYAKEHGIEIDKKHIDADGNPAISPYSMDANLLHISYEGLSLEDPNAEPSEDMWLWTNSPEEAPNEPEYITISYKNGDPIAINGEEMSPATILETLNKYGNKHGIGRIDIVENRYVGMKARGCYETPGGTIMLKAHRAIESITLDREAAHLKDEMMPKYAKLIYQGYWFSPEREMLQAAIDKTQENVEGTVKLKLYKGNVIVVGRESKKSLFSEAHSTFEEDEVYNQKDAEGFIRLNALRFIIAGQTRK comes from the coding sequence ATGAACAAAAAAGATGTTAAAAAAGTAGTATTAGCTTACAGTGGTGGGTTAGATACTTCTACTATATTAAAATGGCTTCAAGACGAGTATAATGCAGAAGTTATAACTTTTACAGCTGATTTAGGTCAAGGTGAAGAAGTTGAACCAGCAAGAGAAAAAGCACTTGCTTGTGGAATTAAACCAGAGAATATTTTTATTTTAGATATTAAAGAAGAGTTCGTTAAAGATTATGTATTTCCAATGTTTAGAGCAAATGCAATTTATGAAGGTGAGTATTTATTAGGAACTTCTATTGCTAGACCTCTTATTGCTAAAAAACAAATTGAAATTGCTAAAAAAATGGGTGCAGATGCAGTATCACACGGTGCAACAGGAAAAGGAAATGACCAAGTAAGATTTGAACTTGGATATTTAGGATTAAATCCAGATATTACTGTAATTGCTCCTTGGAGAGAGTGGGATTTAAACTCAAGAGAAAAACTATTAGCATATGCAAAAGAGCATGGTATTGAAATAGATAAAAAACATATTGATGCAGATGGAAATCCTGCAATTTCTCCATACTCTATGGATGCTAACCTTTTACATATTTCTTATGAGGGATTATCTTTAGAGGACCCAAATGCAGAGCCAAGTGAAGATATGTGGTTATGGACAAACTCACCTGAAGAAGCTCCTAATGAACCTGAATATATCACAATTTCATATAAAAATGGAGATCCAATTGCAATTAATGGTGAAGAAATGTCACCAGCAACTATTTTAGAAACTTTAAATAAATATGGAAATAAACATGGTATTGGAAGAATTGATATTGTAGAAAATAGATATGTTGGTATGAAAGCAAGAGGTTGTTATGAAACTCCAGGTGGAACAATTATGCTTAAAGCACATAGAGCTATCGAGTCTATTACTCTTGATAGAGAAGCTGCTCATTTAAAAGATGAAATGATGCCTAAATATGCTAAATTAATTTACCAAGGATATTGGTTCTCTCCTGAAAGAGAAATGCTTCAAGCTGCAATTGATAAAACACAAGAAAATGTAGAGGGAACTGTTAAGTTAAAACTTTACAAAGGAAATGTTATTGTTGTGGGAAGAGAATCTAAAAAATCTTTATTCTCTGAAGCACACTCTACTTTCGAAGAAGATGAAGTATATAATCAAAAAGATGCAGAAGGTTTCATTAGACTTAATGCATTAAGATTTATAATCGCTGGTCAAACTAGAAAATAA
- the trpD gene encoding anthranilate phosphoribosyltransferase, translating into MFNMAKLKFDDIFENKLPEEEVKEYLIELYKRGETAAEIAGAASAMRDHLIPLPVHYSLKEKIIDNCGTGGDKSNSFNISTTVSILLSACGCYVAKHGNRSITSKSGSADMLEALGLNLNHSIENTAKMLEDTGFCFMFAQNHHPAMKYVMPIRRSIPHRTIFNILGPLANPATVSKQLIGVFSDSYINKMITALTLLDTNRAMVVSSKDGMDEISISDVTYATSLINQRTNDFIIDPQEYGMKLSTKEAILGGDAVDNAKITKAILSNEEEGAKLDIVLLNAAAALQVDDKARDIKEGIEIAKETIQSGKAKAKLEEIIDVSLKLS; encoded by the coding sequence ATGTTTAATATGGCAAAATTAAAATTTGATGACATTTTTGAAAATAAATTGCCCGAAGAAGAAGTTAAAGAATATTTAATTGAATTATATAAAAGAGGCGAAACTGCTGCTGAAATAGCAGGTGCTGCTAGTGCTATGAGGGACCATTTAATTCCATTGCCTGTACATTATAGTTTAAAAGAAAAAATAATTGATAATTGCGGGACAGGTGGGGATAAATCAAATTCATTCAATATCTCAACTACTGTTTCAATTCTTTTATCTGCATGTGGGTGTTATGTTGCTAAACATGGAAATCGAAGTATTACAAGTAAGAGTGGTAGTGCAGATATGTTAGAAGCACTTGGATTAAATTTAAACCATTCTATAGAAAATACAGCGAAGATGTTAGAAGACACTGGTTTTTGTTTTATGTTTGCACAAAATCATCATCCTGCAATGAAATATGTTATGCCAATTAGAAGATCAATTCCACATAGAACAATATTTAATATTTTAGGACCTTTAGCTAATCCTGCAACTGTATCTAAACAATTGATAGGTGTATTTAGTGATTCTTATATTAATAAAATGATTACGGCACTTACTTTATTAGATACAAATAGAGCGATGGTTGTAAGTTCAAAAGATGGGATGGATGAAATATCTATAAGTGATGTAACTTATGCAACTAGTTTAATCAATCAAAGAACTAATGACTTTATTATAGACCCACAAGAATATGGAATGAAGTTATCTACTAAAGAAGCAATATTAGGTGGAGATGCAGTTGATAATGCAAAGATTACAAAAGCAATATTATCTAATGAAGAAGAGGGTGCAAAACTTGATATCGTCTTGTTAAATGCAGCTGCAGCATTACAAGTAGATGATAAAGCTAGAGATATAAAAGAAGGTATAGAGATTGCAAAAGAGACTATTCAAAGTGGAAAAGCAAAAGCTAAATTGGAAGAAATAATTGATGTATCTTTAAAATTAAGCTAG
- a CDS encoding S4 domain-containing protein — protein sequence MRIDKYLNAVNITKRRAVAEDMLEHKVVFINGQAVKKAKEVKVGDIIEIKYLERTDKFEVLQIPTTKSTPKSKMDEYVKRVQG from the coding sequence ATGAGAATAGATAAATATTTAAATGCAGTTAATATAACTAAAAGAAGAGCTGTTGCTGAAGATATGCTTGAGCACAAAGTTGTCTTTATAAATGGACAAGCTGTTAAAAAAGCAAAAGAGGTAAAAGTTGGAGATATTATTGAAATAAAATACCTTGAAAGAACTGATAAATTTGAAGTTCTTCAAATACCAACTACAAAATCCACTCCAAAATCAAAAATGGATGAATATGTAAAAAGAGTGCAAGGATAA